A genome region from Pan troglodytes isolate AG18354 chromosome 3, NHGRI_mPanTro3-v2.0_pri, whole genome shotgun sequence includes the following:
- the SAP30 gene encoding histone deacetylase complex subunit SAP30: protein MNGFTPDEMSRGGDAAAAVAAVVAAAAAAASAGNGTGAGTGAEVPGAGAVSASGPPGAAGPGPGQLCCLREDGERCGRAAGNASFSKRIQKSISQKKVKIELDKSARHLYICDYHKNLIQSVRNRRKRKGSDDDGGDSPVQDIDTPEVDLYQLQVNTLRRYKRHFKLPTRPGLNKAQLVEIVGCHFRSIPVNEKDTLTYFIYSVKNDKNKSDLKVDSGVH, encoded by the exons ATGAACGGCTTCACGCCTGACGAGATGAGCCGCGGCGGGGATGCGGCCGCCGCAGTGGCCGCAGTGGTCGCtgccgcggccgccgccgcctcgGCGGGGAACGGGACCGGCGCGGGCACCGGGGCTGAGGTGCCGGGCGCGGGGGCGGTCTCAGCGTCTGGGCCCCCGGGGGCGGCCGGGCCGGGCCCCGGGCAACTGTGCTGCCTGCGGGAGGATGGTGAGCGGTGCGGCCGGGCGGCAGGCAACGCCAGCTTCAGCAAGAGGATCCAGAAGAGCATCTCCCAGAAGAAGGTGAAGATCGAGCTGGATAAGAGC GCAAGGCATCTTTACATATGTGATTATCATAAAAACTTAATTCAGAGTGTTcgaaacagaagaaagagaaaagggagtgaTGATGATGGAGGTGATTCACCTGTTCAAGATATTGATACCCCAGAG GTTGATTTATACCAATTACAAGTAAATACACTTAGGAGATACAAAAGACACTTCAAGCTACCAACCAGACCAGGACTTAATAAAGCACAACTTGTTGAG atagtTGGTTGCCACTTTAGGTCTATTCCAGTGAATGAAAAAGACACCTTAACATATTTCATCTACTCAGTGAAGAATGACAAGAACAAATCAGATCTCAAGGTTGATAGTGGTGTTCACTAG